A window of Saccharomyces paradoxus chromosome XIII, complete sequence genomic DNA:
TGAAAAGTTTAAAACGAAATTTAAGAAGAGACAAGTAAATAGAGAAGGCCCAACTGAGGGTGAAAGCATTATGGCTGATATCAGTAAATATATTCCTATGGTTGATGCTATTTTAAGTGCATCCAACCCTGATGAAATAAGTCCAAAAAGAGTGAGGAAAGCCCTGCAGGTTCTCTTTTCAGTTGATTTGGATTCTCAAAGGAAAGCAGTCAATGAATTGATTCTTGAGAGGTTCAGTGATATACAAGAAAATCCAAGAGTTTTGATCCCAAAGAACGACCTCATTAACCGAGATCAAGAACTAGCTTTGAGGTTACAAAAGGAAGGGGAAAGACCTCTGAGGTcgatgagaaaaaagaaaagtaaaagtgAAGGTAAACCGAAACGGAAGAAGCGGAAGAATGAAAGTCCTGATTCTAAC
This region includes:
- the TRI1 gene encoding Tri1p (similar to YMR233W), which codes for MADISKYIPMVDAILSASNPDEISPKRVRKALQVLFSVDLDSQRKAVNELILERFSDIQENPRVLIPKNDLINRDQELALRLQKEGERPLRSMRKKKSKSEGKPKRKKRKNESPDSNSISVRKVLLSTPLQEFLGSEELPRTQVVKMIWQYIKEHNLQNPNDRREILCDEKMEPIFGKKMTMFSMNKLLTKHLFNPDEIVKNEEEQKQIPKKEVKSEDESFPISSG